One genomic segment of Lysobacter sp. 5GHs7-4 includes these proteins:
- a CDS encoding DUF1501 domain-containing protein, giving the protein MRLSRRHFLGAAGAVTTLSLWPGLSALAADGDTRLLVVLLRGGVDGLHVLPPRGDADYARLRGALAPRDALALNADFALHPALPFAHGLYARGQLLPVVAIAPPYRQRSHFEAQDCLENGTASASGASTGWLNRCVAALHGGQALSVSAVMPLIMRGPGAATTWSPPLPEDVNPILLQRLQSLYAADPRLSDAFARALDSQGVGMDAARARGGRLPQAMTAAARFMAAADGPRLGFVEDSGWDTHSNQAAVLARKLGELDAGLRAFHDGAPAVWDRTAIAVVSEFGRTAAVNGTAGTDHGTGGLALLAGGAVKGGRIAGDWPGLAPSALNEGRDLRATSDLRGLFKGLLSAHLRIGDSALETQVFPDSRAAPAMRGLVA; this is encoded by the coding sequence ATGCGACTGAGCCGACGCCACTTCCTCGGCGCCGCGGGCGCGGTGACCACGCTCAGCCTGTGGCCGGGCCTGAGCGCGCTGGCCGCCGACGGCGACACCCGCCTGCTGGTGGTGCTGCTGCGCGGCGGCGTCGACGGCCTGCACGTGCTGCCGCCGCGCGGCGATGCCGATTACGCGCGCCTGCGCGGCGCATTGGCGCCGCGCGACGCGCTGGCCTTGAACGCCGATTTCGCCCTGCATCCGGCCTTGCCGTTCGCGCACGGCCTGTACGCGCGCGGACAGCTGCTGCCGGTGGTCGCGATCGCGCCGCCGTATCGGCAGCGCTCGCATTTCGAAGCGCAGGACTGCCTGGAGAACGGCACCGCCAGCGCCAGCGGCGCGTCCACCGGCTGGCTCAACCGCTGCGTCGCCGCGCTGCACGGCGGCCAGGCGTTGTCGGTCAGCGCGGTGATGCCGCTGATCATGCGCGGCCCGGGCGCGGCCACGACCTGGTCGCCGCCGCTGCCCGAAGACGTCAACCCGATCCTGCTGCAGCGCCTGCAATCGCTGTACGCGGCCGACCCGCGCTTGTCCGACGCGTTCGCGCGTGCGCTGGACAGCCAGGGCGTCGGCATGGACGCCGCCCGCGCGCGCGGCGGGCGCCTGCCGCAGGCGATGACCGCGGCGGCGCGATTCATGGCGGCGGCCGACGGGCCGCGCCTGGGCTTCGTCGAGGACTCCGGCTGGGACACCCACAGCAATCAGGCTGCGGTGCTGGCGCGCAAGCTGGGCGAACTCGACGCCGGCCTGCGCGCATTCCACGACGGCGCGCCTGCGGTCTGGGACCGCACCGCGATCGCCGTCGTCAGCGAGTTCGGCCGCACCGCCGCGGTCAACGGCACCGCCGGCACCGACCACGGCACCGGCGGCCTGGCGCTGTTGGCCGGCGGCGCGGTCAAGGGCGGCCGCATCGCCGGCGATTGGCCGGGACTGGCGCCGTCGGCGCTCAACGAGGGCCGCGATCTGCGCGCGACCAGCGATCTGCGCGGCTTGTTCAAGGGTCTGTTGAGCGCGCATCTGCGCATCGGCGATAGCGCGCTGGAGACGCAGGTGTTCCCGGACAGCCGCGCCGCGCCCGCCATGCGCGGGCTGGTCGCCTGA
- a CDS encoding DUF1800 domain-containing protein → MTTRESVSAVNRFGLGAAPGQLARIGDPRAWLHAQLRGDGAQARFAGLPASLDYVRREADYYRERQAARRQGESAKDVANFGQRFREDQLHEFGRRYQVAVASDQGFVERLVRFWSNHFAISIDKRAAALYAAPMEREAIRPHVLSNYADLLLAVETHPGMLRYLDNVRSVGNDSPLAQRARRRRARADGDAPKREPGLNENLAREILELHTLGVDGGYAQADVTELARAITGWGVPTTRELAAGRASSAFVFRAAAHEGGTRQVVGRRYAEGGLEQGRAILADLAAHPSTARHLSYKLARHFVGDTPPPALVARLTAAWQRSNGDLPTVYAALIDAPEAWGEGARKFKTPDEFVVSALRASGATPGDKPRALIALLARMGQPPFTPRSPAGYADEAAEWSGPDGLWKRVQAAQSLSESAPAARVDALATARELFADALDADTAGALRRAESPRDGLALLFASPAFQWRC, encoded by the coding sequence ATGACCACCCGCGAAAGCGTGAGCGCGGTCAATCGGTTCGGTCTGGGCGCGGCGCCGGGCCAGTTGGCGCGCATCGGCGATCCGCGCGCCTGGCTGCACGCGCAATTGCGCGGCGACGGCGCGCAGGCGCGGTTCGCCGGCCTGCCCGCCAGCCTGGACTACGTCCGCCGCGAAGCCGACTACTACCGCGAGCGGCAGGCGGCGCGGCGCCAGGGCGAATCCGCCAAGGACGTCGCCAACTTCGGCCAGCGCTTCCGCGAGGATCAGTTGCACGAGTTCGGCCGCCGCTACCAGGTCGCCGTCGCCAGCGATCAGGGCTTCGTCGAGCGCCTGGTGCGGTTCTGGTCCAATCACTTCGCGATCTCGATCGACAAGCGCGCCGCCGCGCTCTATGCGGCGCCGATGGAACGCGAAGCGATCCGGCCGCACGTGCTGTCCAACTACGCCGATCTGCTGCTGGCGGTGGAAACGCACCCGGGCATGCTGCGCTATCTCGACAACGTGCGTTCGGTCGGCAACGACTCGCCGCTGGCGCAGCGCGCGCGCCGGCGCAGGGCGCGCGCGGACGGCGACGCGCCCAAGCGCGAGCCCGGCCTCAACGAGAACCTGGCGCGCGAAATCCTGGAGCTGCATACGCTGGGCGTGGACGGCGGTTACGCGCAAGCCGACGTGACCGAGCTGGCGCGCGCGATCACCGGCTGGGGCGTGCCCACGACGCGCGAGCTGGCTGCGGGCCGCGCCTCTTCGGCGTTCGTGTTCCGCGCCGCCGCGCATGAAGGCGGTACGCGCCAGGTGGTCGGCCGCCGCTACGCCGAAGGCGGACTGGAGCAGGGCCGCGCGATCCTCGCCGACCTGGCGGCGCATCCGTCCACCGCGCGCCATCTGTCGTACAAGCTCGCCCGTCATTTCGTCGGCGATACGCCGCCGCCGGCGCTGGTCGCGCGCTTGACCGCGGCCTGGCAGCGCAGCAACGGCGACCTGCCCACCGTCTATGCGGCCCTGATCGACGCACCCGAGGCATGGGGCGAGGGCGCGCGCAAGTTCAAGACGCCCGACGAGTTCGTGGTCTCGGCGCTGCGCGCCAGCGGCGCGACGCCGGGCGATAAGCCGCGCGCGCTGATCGCCCTGCTCGCGCGCATGGGCCAGCCGCCGTTCACGCCGCGCTCGCCCGCGGGCTATGCCGACGAGGCCGCCGAATGGAGCGGACCGGACGGGCTGTGGAAGCGCGTGCAGGCGGCGCAAAGCCTGTCCGAATCGGCGCCGGCCGCGCGCGTGGATGCGCTGGCGACCGCGCGCGAGCTGTTCGCCGACGCGCTGGATGCCGACACCGCCGGCGCCTTGCGGCGCGCCGAATCCCCGCGCGACGGACTGGCCCTGCTGTTCGCCAGTCCGGCCTTCCAATGGAGATGCTGA
- a CDS encoding amino acid permease, producing the protein MQSEPQDLHRGLGERHIRLMALGAAIGVGLFLGSANAIKLAGPGILLAYLLGGAAIFIIMRALGEMAVHNPVAGSFSRYARDYLGPLSGYLTGWNYWFLWLVTCVAEITAVGIYMQVWFPGTPQWAWALAALAAMGSVNLIAVRAYGEFEFWFAMIKVVTIVLMIVGGLGMIVFGFGNNGVATGISHLWSHGGFFPNGAKGVLMSLQMVMFAYLGVEMIGLTAGEAANPKKSIPDAINSVFWRIVIFYVGALFVILSIYPWNELGTTGSPFVMTFERLGIREAAGIINFVVLTAALSSCNSGIFSTARMLYNLGQQGQAPRTFAITSGSGVPRKAVLVSVAVLLFGVLLNYLVPEKVFVWVTSISTFGAIWTWAVILLSHRKFRAGLSPAQRDALEFKMPLYPIGSWIALGFLVLVVGLMAYFPDTRIALFVGPAFLILLVVLYYALGLGKRAPQ; encoded by the coding sequence ATGCAGAGCGAACCGCAAGACCTCCATCGCGGCCTGGGCGAGCGTCACATCCGCCTGATGGCCTTGGGCGCGGCGATCGGCGTGGGCCTGTTCCTGGGCTCGGCCAACGCCATCAAGCTCGCCGGCCCCGGCATCCTGCTGGCCTATCTGCTCGGCGGCGCGGCGATCTTCATCATCATGCGCGCGCTGGGCGAGATGGCGGTGCACAACCCGGTCGCGGGCTCGTTCAGCCGCTATGCGCGCGATTACCTGGGCCCGCTGTCGGGCTATCTCACCGGCTGGAACTACTGGTTCCTGTGGCTGGTGACCTGCGTGGCGGAGATCACCGCGGTCGGCATCTACATGCAGGTGTGGTTCCCGGGCACGCCGCAATGGGCCTGGGCGCTGGCGGCGTTGGCGGCGATGGGGTCGGTCAACCTGATCGCGGTGCGCGCCTACGGCGAGTTCGAGTTCTGGTTCGCGATGATCAAGGTCGTGACCATCGTGCTGATGATCGTCGGCGGCCTGGGCATGATCGTGTTCGGCTTCGGCAACAACGGCGTGGCCACCGGCATCTCGCACCTGTGGTCGCACGGCGGCTTCTTCCCCAACGGCGCCAAGGGCGTGCTGATGTCGTTGCAGATGGTGATGTTCGCCTATCTGGGCGTGGAGATGATCGGCCTGACCGCGGGCGAGGCCGCGAATCCGAAGAAGTCGATTCCCGACGCGATCAATTCGGTGTTCTGGCGCATCGTGATCTTTTATGTCGGCGCGCTGTTCGTGATCCTGTCGATCTATCCCTGGAACGAGCTGGGCACCACCGGCAGCCCGTTCGTGATGACCTTCGAGCGCCTGGGCATCCGCGAGGCCGCCGGCATCATCAATTTCGTGGTGCTGACCGCGGCCTTGTCGTCGTGCAACAGCGGCATCTTCAGTACCGCGCGCATGCTCTACAACCTGGGCCAGCAGGGCCAGGCGCCGCGCACCTTCGCCATCACCTCCGGCAGCGGCGTGCCGCGCAAGGCGGTGCTGGTGTCGGTGGCGGTGCTGCTGTTCGGCGTGCTGCTGAACTATCTGGTGCCGGAGAAGGTGTTCGTCTGGGTGACCTCGATCTCGACCTTCGGCGCGATCTGGACCTGGGCGGTGATCCTGCTGTCGCACCGCAAGTTCCGCGCCGGCCTGAGCCCGGCCCAGCGCGATGCGCTGGAGTTCAAGATGCCGCTGTATCCGATCGGCTCGTGGATCGCGCTGGGCTTCCTGGTGCTGGTGGTCGGCCTGATGGCCTACTTTCCCGACACCCGCATCGCGCTGTTCGTCGGCCCGGCCTTCCTGATCCTGTTGGTGGTGCTGTACTACGCGCTGGGGCTGGGTAAGCGCGCGCCGCAATAA
- a CDS encoding DUF3297 family protein yields MTDTPPDRLSNDPRSPFHDDSLLERGIGIRFNGQERHNVEEYCVSEGWVRVPVGKALDRRGNPMTIKVKGEVEAYFLTPAKE; encoded by the coding sequence ATGACCGATACCCCGCCCGACCGCCTGTCCAACGACCCGCGCAGCCCCTTCCACGACGATTCCCTGCTCGAGCGCGGCATCGGCATCCGCTTCAACGGCCAGGAGCGCCACAACGTCGAGGAATATTGCGTCAGCGAGGGCTGGGTGCGCGTGCCGGTGGGCAAGGCGCTGGACCGCCGCGGCAATCCGATGACGATCAAGGTCAAGGGCGAGGTCGAGGCCTACTTCCTGACGCCGGCCAAGGAGTAA
- a CDS encoding DUF3247 family protein, which produces MSRNADRVYTAPADIAQLEARIAQLPDDARVELGLRDGGTLRGVVAARPTLQSFYGPGDEEGFNGVLRLELAGGGLRDLWLDEIETVRALTATELDRPG; this is translated from the coding sequence ATGTCCCGCAACGCCGACCGCGTCTACACCGCGCCCGCCGACATCGCACAATTGGAAGCGCGCATCGCGCAGCTGCCCGACGACGCCCGCGTGGAACTAGGGCTGCGCGACGGCGGCACGCTGCGCGGCGTGGTCGCGGCGCGGCCGACGCTGCAGTCCTTCTACGGACCCGGCGACGAGGAAGGGTTCAACGGCGTGCTGCGGCTGGAGCTGGCCGGCGGCGGCCTGCGCGACCTGTGGCTGGATGAGATCGAAACCGTGCGCGCCCTGACCGCCACCGAGCTGGACCGGCCCGGCTGA
- the msrB gene encoding peptide-methionine (R)-S-oxide reductase MsrB, with amino-acid sequence MTAFDLTPPSDAQQQALSAGLSAEESKVLLQHGTEAPFCGVFLDNKLDGVYTCRYCGLPLFRSSTKFDSGTGWPSFFAPYAPEHVRVVRDTSYGMIREEIVCARCGSHLGHVFPDGPPPTGERHCLNSVSLAFTRQGEALPDPLQRGGAEAAPAD; translated from the coding sequence ATGACCGCCTTCGATCTCACCCCGCCCAGCGACGCCCAGCAGCAGGCCCTCAGCGCGGGCCTGAGCGCCGAGGAAAGCAAGGTGCTGCTGCAGCACGGCACCGAGGCGCCGTTCTGCGGGGTGTTCTTGGACAACAAGCTGGACGGGGTCTACACCTGCCGCTACTGCGGCCTGCCGCTGTTCCGCTCCAGCACCAAGTTCGACTCCGGCACCGGCTGGCCCAGCTTCTTCGCGCCTTACGCGCCCGAGCACGTGCGGGTGGTGCGCGACACCAGCTACGGCATGATCCGCGAGGAAATCGTCTGCGCGCGCTGCGGCAGCCACCTGGGCCATGTGTTTCCCGACGGGCCGCCGCCGACCGGCGAGCGCCACTGCCTGAATTCGGTCTCGCTGGCCTTCACGCGCCAGGGCGAGGCCCTGCCCGACCCGTTGCAGCGCGGCGGCGCCGAGGCTGCGCCGGCCGACTGA
- a CDS encoding cold-shock protein → MSNRETGTVKWFNDAKGFGFISRENGEDVFVHFRAIESQGFKSLQEGQKVSFTVTQGQKGLQAESVQAL, encoded by the coding sequence ATGTCGAACCGTGAAACCGGTACCGTCAAGTGGTTCAACGATGCCAAGGGCTTCGGCTTCATCAGCCGTGAGAACGGCGAAGACGTGTTCGTGCACTTCCGCGCGATTGAGTCCCAGGGCTTCAAGAGCCTGCAGGAAGGCCAGAAGGTCTCCTTCACCGTGACCCAGGGCCAGAAGGGCCTGCAGGCTGAATCGGTGCAGGCGCTCTAA
- a CDS encoding MATE family efflux transporter, with protein sequence MQDLTQGSIPKHVLRMAAPIMIGMLFQTLYFLIDLYFVARLGDAAIAGVGAAGNVQFIVMALTQILGVGTMALISHAVGRKDRDDANLVFNQSLLLALACTAITLVGGYALGGAYMRTLGADAATTQAGIDYLYWFLPGLALQFAQIAMGSALRGTGIAKPTMVVQMLTVILNAILAPVLIAGWLTGKPMGVAGAGLATSISVAAGVAMMALYFARLEKYVAFDRSQFHARLEVWKRILRIGLPPGGEFALMFVYMAVIYWVIRGFGAEAQAGFGIGQRVMQAIFLPAMAVAFATAPVAGQNVGARKPERVRATFHAAAAIGTVLMLGLTALCQWRADWLVGAFTHEAAVIAVAVQFLGIVSLNFVASGLVFTCSGMFQALGNTLPAFASSFSRMLSFAVPAIWLSTQPGFELRQLWLLSVASVALQAAISVVLLLRALRQADARMGEAAPA encoded by the coding sequence ATGCAAGACCTGACCCAGGGCTCCATCCCCAAACACGTGCTGCGCATGGCCGCGCCGATCATGATCGGCATGCTGTTCCAGACGCTGTATTTCCTGATCGACCTGTATTTCGTCGCGCGCCTGGGCGATGCGGCGATCGCCGGCGTCGGCGCCGCCGGCAACGTGCAGTTCATCGTCATGGCGCTGACCCAGATCCTGGGCGTGGGCACGATGGCGCTGATCTCGCACGCGGTCGGGCGCAAGGACCGCGACGATGCCAACCTGGTGTTCAACCAGAGCCTGCTGCTGGCGCTGGCCTGCACCGCGATCACCCTGGTCGGCGGTTATGCGCTGGGCGGCGCCTATATGCGCACGCTGGGCGCGGACGCCGCCACCACCCAGGCCGGCATCGATTACCTCTACTGGTTCCTGCCGGGATTGGCGCTGCAGTTCGCGCAGATCGCGATGGGCTCGGCGCTGCGCGGCACCGGCATCGCCAAGCCGACCATGGTGGTGCAGATGCTCACCGTGATCCTCAACGCGATTCTGGCGCCGGTGCTGATCGCCGGCTGGCTGACCGGCAAGCCGATGGGCGTGGCCGGCGCGGGCCTGGCGACCTCGATCTCGGTCGCCGCCGGCGTGGCGATGATGGCGCTGTACTTCGCGCGTCTGGAAAAATACGTCGCCTTCGACCGCAGCCAGTTCCACGCGCGCCTGGAGGTGTGGAAGCGCATCCTGCGCATCGGCCTGCCGCCGGGCGGCGAGTTCGCGCTGATGTTCGTCTACATGGCGGTGATCTACTGGGTGATCCGCGGCTTCGGCGCCGAGGCCCAGGCCGGTTTCGGCATCGGCCAGCGGGTGATGCAGGCGATCTTTCTTCCGGCGATGGCGGTGGCGTTCGCGACCGCGCCGGTGGCCGGCCAGAATGTCGGCGCGCGCAAGCCCGAGCGCGTGCGCGCGACCTTCCACGCCGCCGCCGCGATCGGCACGGTGCTGATGCTGGGCCTGACCGCGCTGTGCCAATGGCGCGCGGACTGGCTGGTGGGTGCGTTCACCCACGAAGCCGCGGTGATCGCGGTCGCGGTGCAGTTCCTGGGCATCGTCTCGCTCAACTTCGTCGCCTCGGGGCTGGTGTTCACCTGCTCGGGCATGTTCCAGGCGCTGGGCAACACCCTGCCCGCGTTCGCGAGCAGTTTCAGCCGCATGTTGAGCTTTGCCGTACCGGCGATCTGGCTGTCGACCCAGCCGGGCTTCGAGCTGCGCCAACTGTGGCTGCTGTCGGTGGCCTCGGTGGCGCTGCAGGCGGCGATCAGCGTGGTGCTGCTGTTGCGCGCGCTGCGCCAGGCCGATGCGCGCATGGGCGAGGCGGCGCCGGCCTGA
- a CDS encoding MaoC family dehydratase, with the protein MSAPDTRTDTAGADGAYLQGAHLKGTYLDDLAVGQRFETATWTVDAEQIKRFAREYDPQPFHLDEDAARASLFEGLAASGWHTAAITMRLLVERGVPAGGLIGAGAQIAWPRPTRPGDTLQVHCEIVEIQPSRSRPDRGLVVVRNETRNQRGEVVQTFTGKLIVFRRPATA; encoded by the coding sequence ATGAGCGCGCCGGACACGCGCACCGATACCGCAGGCGCCGACGGTGCGTACTTGCAGGGCGCGCATTTGAAAGGCACGTACCTCGACGACCTAGCCGTCGGCCAGCGCTTCGAAACCGCGACCTGGACCGTCGACGCCGAACAGATCAAACGTTTCGCGCGCGAGTACGACCCGCAGCCGTTCCATCTCGACGAAGACGCCGCGCGCGCCAGCCTGTTCGAAGGCCTGGCCGCGAGCGGCTGGCATACCGCGGCGATCACCATGCGCTTGCTGGTCGAACGCGGCGTTCCCGCCGGCGGCCTGATCGGCGCCGGCGCGCAGATCGCCTGGCCGCGTCCGACCCGGCCGGGCGACACCCTGCAGGTGCACTGCGAGATCGTCGAGATCCAGCCCTCGCGCTCGCGCCCGGACCGCGGCCTGGTGGTGGTGCGCAACGAAACCCGCAACCAGCGCGGCGAGGTGGTGCAGACCTTCACCGGCAAGCTGATCGTATTCCGCCGGCCCGCCACCGCGTAG
- a CDS encoding PaaI family thioesterase produces the protein MTVNVFELESLRGLNGLDTLRALLATGRPPPIGETLGFVLSEVDEGRAVFTGTPGPHAYNPLGVIHGGYAATLLDSACGCAAHSALSAEQAYTTLELKVAYHRAMTSDTGPVRAEAKVLSIGKRVAYTEGKLTDAQGRLYASATSTLLVFERKP, from the coding sequence ATGACCGTCAACGTGTTCGAACTCGAATCCCTGCGCGGCCTCAACGGCCTCGACACCCTACGCGCGCTGCTCGCCACCGGCCGTCCGCCGCCGATCGGCGAGACCCTGGGCTTCGTCCTGAGCGAGGTCGACGAAGGCCGCGCCGTGTTCACCGGCACGCCCGGCCCGCACGCCTACAACCCGCTGGGCGTGATCCACGGCGGCTACGCCGCGACCCTGCTCGACTCGGCCTGCGGCTGCGCCGCGCACAGCGCGCTCAGCGCCGAGCAGGCCTACACCACGCTGGAGCTCAAGGTCGCCTATCACCGCGCCATGACCTCCGATACCGGTCCGGTGCGCGCCGAGGCCAAGGTGCTGTCGATCGGCAAACGCGTCGCCTACACCGAGGGCAAGCTCACCGACGCGCAGGGCCGCCTGTACGCCTCGGCGACCTCGACCCTGCTGGTGTTCGAGCGCAAGCCATGA
- a CDS encoding TetR/AcrR family transcriptional regulator, producing the protein MKVSREQAAENRERIVGAAARLFRERGYDGIGIAELMQDAGLTHGGFYGHFDSKLDLMAQACDHAVAGSLAYWRQLIERDPEHALRRIADAYLSGAHRDQPGRGCTFAALGADAARLDPPVRRSLGRALRSYLDLLTPLLPGRSRAARRERALATLASLVGALVLARAVDDPTLSDEVLQAVSTSLSSR; encoded by the coding sequence ATGAAAGTCAGCCGCGAACAGGCCGCCGAAAACCGCGAACGCATCGTCGGCGCCGCCGCGCGCCTGTTCCGCGAACGCGGCTACGACGGCATCGGCATCGCCGAACTGATGCAGGACGCCGGCCTGACCCACGGCGGCTTCTACGGCCATTTCGATTCCAAGCTGGACCTGATGGCGCAGGCCTGCGACCACGCCGTCGCAGGCTCGCTGGCCTACTGGCGGCAGCTGATCGAGCGCGATCCCGAACACGCACTGCGACGCATCGCCGACGCCTACCTGTCCGGCGCGCACCGCGACCAGCCCGGCCGCGGCTGCACCTTCGCCGCCTTGGGCGCCGATGCCGCGCGCCTGGACCCGCCGGTGCGGCGCAGTCTCGGCCGCGCGCTGCGTTCCTACCTGGACCTGCTGACGCCGCTGCTGCCCGGACGCAGCCGCGCCGCGCGCCGCGAGCGCGCGCTGGCGACCCTGGCCAGTCTGGTCGGTGCGCTGGTGCTGGCGCGCGCGGTCGACGACCCGACGCTGTCGGACGAAGTGCTGCAGGCCGTGTCGACCTCCCTCTCCTCCCGCTGA
- a CDS encoding PepSY domain-containing protein — protein sequence MSRTVVLRTAVLAIALAASGTVLAREALTEAKVRAQLTEQGYTHINDIEFKDGVWKADARSAEGNRVDVRLDPKTGRVYPDEQVANLSEADVRARLAVAGYTNVHDVDYEDGIWNAEADDPAGRDVEIKIDPKNGRVIGAEKD from the coding sequence ATGAGCCGCACCGTCGTACTTCGCACCGCCGTACTCGCGATCGCGCTGGCCGCATCGGGCACCGTGCTCGCGCGCGAGGCCCTGACCGAAGCCAAGGTCCGCGCCCAGCTCACCGAACAGGGTTACACCCACATCAACGACATCGAGTTCAAGGATGGCGTGTGGAAAGCCGACGCGCGCAGCGCCGAGGGCAACCGCGTCGACGTGCGCCTGGATCCGAAGACCGGCCGCGTCTATCCGGACGAACAGGTCGCCAACCTCAGCGAGGCCGACGTGCGCGCGCGCCTGGCCGTGGCCGGCTACACCAACGTCCACGACGTCGATTACGAGGATGGCATCTGGAACGCCGAGGCCGACGATCCGGCCGGCCGCGATGTCGAGATCAAGATCGATCCCAAGAACGGCCGCGTAATCGGTGCCGAAAAGGACTGA
- a CDS encoding MFS transporter, translated as MSAAVSASPALRPRSLWQGRALVLAGIVLSAFTLRTAVTSLTPLLDSLGREFGFGPTMTGVFGMVPTAAFAVFGVLTPAIAHRLGLERAALTAMAMAALGLLARAFAADTWQLLAASAVALSGMGIGNVVLPPLVKRYFADRVGAVSSLYITVLQLGTILPALAAVPLAQAAGWRVSLGSWSLVAVAAALPWIAALWMERYGRSAQARALAAAHDAAVAPSDAAPELAAPAPRGRVGRSSVAWGMALMFGMTSLITYSMFTWLPKLLVEAGGSPALGGSMVALFSTLGLIAALALPALAVRIANPFPVVLACVVMYLGGFAGLLWAPMSATLLWVALLGLGPSTFPLSLTLINLRTRSQTGSAALSGFMQGVGYSISCIGPLLFGWLHETSHGWLLPFGFLSLCLVVLTIGGYLACRPRMLEDTW; from the coding sequence ATGAGCGCCGCCGTGTCCGCATCGCCGGCCCTGCGGCCGCGCTCGCTGTGGCAAGGACGCGCGCTGGTGCTGGCCGGCATCGTGCTGTCGGCGTTCACCCTGCGCACCGCGGTGACGTCGCTGACGCCGTTGCTGGACAGCCTGGGGCGCGAATTCGGATTCGGCCCGACCATGACCGGCGTATTCGGCATGGTGCCGACCGCGGCGTTCGCGGTGTTCGGCGTGCTGACGCCGGCGATCGCGCACCGCCTGGGCCTGGAGCGCGCTGCGCTGACCGCGATGGCGATGGCCGCGCTGGGCCTGCTGGCGCGCGCGTTCGCCGCCGACACCTGGCAACTGCTCGCGGCCTCGGCGGTGGCGCTGTCGGGCATGGGCATCGGCAACGTGGTGCTGCCGCCACTGGTGAAACGCTATTTCGCCGACCGCGTCGGCGCGGTGAGCTCGCTTTACATCACCGTGCTGCAGTTGGGCACGATCCTGCCGGCGTTGGCCGCGGTGCCGCTGGCGCAAGCCGCGGGCTGGCGCGTGTCGCTGGGTTCGTGGTCGCTGGTGGCGGTGGCTGCGGCGCTGCCGTGGATCGCGGCGCTATGGATGGAACGCTACGGCCGCTCCGCGCAGGCGCGCGCGCTTGCCGCCGCGCACGATGCCGCGGTCGCGCCCAGCGATGCCGCGCCGGAACTCGCCGCGCCCGCGCCGCGCGGCCGGGTCGGGCGTTCGTCGGTGGCCTGGGGCATGGCGCTGATGTTCGGCATGACCTCGCTGATCACCTATTCCATGTTCACCTGGCTGCCGAAACTGCTGGTCGAGGCCGGCGGCAGCCCGGCGCTGGGCGGCAGCATGGTCGCGCTGTTCTCGACCCTGGGCCTGATCGCGGCGCTGGCGCTGCCCGCGCTGGCGGTGCGCATCGCCAACCCGTTCCCGGTGGTGCTGGCCTGCGTGGTCATGTACCTGGGCGGTTTCGCCGGCCTGCTGTGGGCGCCGATGTCGGCGACGCTGTTGTGGGTGGCGCTGCTGGGCCTGGGGCCCAGCACCTTCCCGTTGTCGCTGACCCTGATCAACTTGCGCACTCGCAGCCAGACCGGTTCGGCGGCGCTGTCGGGGTTCATGCAGGGCGTGGGCTACAGCATCAGCTGCATCGGCCCGCTGCTGTTCGGCTGGCTGCACGAAACCAGCCACGGTTGGCTGCTGCCGTTCGGCTTCCTCAGCCTGTGCCTGGTGGTGCTGACCATCGGCGGCTATCTCGCCTGCCGGCCGCGCATGCTGGAAGACACCTGGTAA